The Scomber japonicus isolate fScoJap1 chromosome 13, fScoJap1.pri, whole genome shotgun sequence genome includes a window with the following:
- the si:ch1073-15f19.2 gene encoding T-cell surface protein tactile, with amino-acid sequence MNLGSSNMAGGALETAFSLLLLASIIQGLRDVDLFHNETVEAVVGQNISLPCIVKNSANIKVVNTEWGKRENEIKKLALYTPGFGVYRFRPNVSIQTVYNDAKNFMGSYLQLYEVEKENGGIYVCDVTTFPFGSIRVETVLKIKDVVRITCDANSTVEVQSGENVTIKCKVSPIAQYRWTKNEKLVSQSESLELWWVTSAHAGVYTLSINTGNETLHEMFNIIILATTTSSRRDLVTVSPWFDVTEGLNKSADSSLTTSQTTELSPTDTSVTSTIGVATGVTDNNPNNNLSNVTNTSFNNFHNLTTLSYGKTMLASDVTRNDMSSEESSTLGSNITHSSKPGATPTLITGSTTEAIEDNDTGRSHLLLVCIIVPILVLIAGILYRRHIIKKRMSEPPPFKPPPPPVRYTATRQRNKPPFPISRCNSVTELDMKQVSNI; translated from the exons ATGAATTTGGGGAGCTCAAACATGGCTGGAGGTGCACTGGAGACGGCcttctctctcctgctgcttGCCTCTATTATACAAG GGCTCCGGGATGTTGATCTGTTCCATAATGAAACGGTGGAAGCAGTAGTGGGCCAGAACATTAGCCTACCCtgtattgtgaaaaacagtgcCAATATAAAGGTTGTCAATACTGAATGGggtaagagagaaaatgaaatcaaaaagcTGGCTCTGTACACACCAGGTTTTGGAGTCTATCGGTTTAGGCCTAATGTAAGCATCCAGACTGTGTACAATGATGCAAAGAACTTCATGGGCTCCTATCTACAGCTTTATGAGGTGGAGAAAGAGAACGGTGGCATCTATGTTTGTGATGTTACAACTTTTCCTTTTGGCTCCATCAGAGTTGAAACAGTGCTAAAGATCAAAG ATGTTGTCAGAATAACGTGTGATGCAAATAGCACTGTTGAAGTCCAGTCTGGAGAAAATGTGACCATTAAATGCAAGGTATCCCCAATTGCACAGTACAGGTGGACCAAG AATGAGAAGCTGGTGTCGCAGAGTGAATCTCTGGAGCTCTGGTGGGTGACTTCTGCTCACGCAGGGGTTTATACACTGTCTATCAACACAGGAAACGAAACCCTGCATGAGATGTTCAACATCATAATCCTAGCAACCACTACAAGCTCAAGGAGAG ATCTTGTGACAGTGTCGCCATGGTTTGATGTAACTGAAGGTCTGAACAAATCAGCAGACAGCAGCCTTACCACATCACAGACCACTGAGCTTTCACCCACTGACACTAGTGTAACTTCGACCATAGGTGTGGCAACTGGTGTAACAGATAATAATCCCAACAATAACCTCAGCAATGTTACTAACACATCCTTCAACAACTTCCACAACTTGACTACATTAAGTTATGGTAAAACCATGTTGGCCAGTGATGTGACGAGGAATGACATGAGTTCAGAGGAGTCCAGCACCTTGGGAAGCAATATAACACACTCTTCAAAACCTGGTGCAACCCCAACTTTGATCACTGGAAGTACAACAGAAGCCATTGAGGATAACG ATACTGGACGAAGTCATCTGTTGTTGGTGTGCATCATCGTTCCGATTCTGGTATTGATCGCTGGCATTCTGTACAGGAGACATATCATAAAGAAGAG gATGAGTGAACCTCCTCCATTtaaaccccctcctcctccagtcaGGTACACAGCTACAAGACAACGGAACAAACCGCCATTCCCCATCTCAAGGTGTAATTCAGTAACAGAACTTGACATGAAACAAGTGTCTAACATATAA